In Podospora pseudoanserina strain CBS 124.78 chromosome 5, whole genome shotgun sequence, a single window of DNA contains:
- the GGA2 gene encoding ARF-binding protein (BUSCO:EOG09261KZ6; COG:U; EggNog:ENOG503NV9I) → MEAASARYAARDRWGDPGHPAPSQLLRYIASACSPENYEPNLALNLEISDLINAKKGSAPREAAVAIVNYINHRNPNIAMLALNLLDICVKNCGYPFHLQISTKEFLNELVRRFPERPPIRPTRVQLKILELIEEWRGTICETSRYREDLGFIRDMHRLLSYKGYTFPEVRREDAAVLNPSDNLKSAEEMEKEEREAQSAKLQELIRRGTPEDLREANQLMKIMTGYDTRSKVDYRAKAAEEVAKIQQKARLLEERLAQFKPGDKMADGDVFSELASALSSAQPKIQKMCEEESEDHEAVAKLLEINDAIHRTFQRYRLLKKGDFEGAAKLADPNFTPSASAGGKGAAGELSLIDFDDAAADTNGSGSQGASQASGSGLENDLLGLSLGETSSYGQTGGIALGFGANTNIPGPALLSSVTQNNSAGGNYSASTSTSPAPPPGFSNFSAFSSAPSSKTTTPKPVRSAFSPPASKPVSNDPFAQLASLGSKPATPTPAAPQNNDDDEWSFSSALPPEAPAQPREHTAVINNTNLKIDFKAFRAAEGQPPVDLLMLFSNNTPFPVTELHFQLAVTKGYELQLTPQSGRNLLPKQINGVKQEVKVWRSGDKSQKVEKIKLRWRVSYKLNGEVKNEMGEVPEFSIP, encoded by the exons ATGGAGGCGGCCTCGGCGCGATACGCGGCAAGGGACCGCTGGGGAGACCCGGGTCACCCGGCGCCGTCACAGCTTCTACGATACATTGCTTCGGCCTGCAGTCCCGAGAACTACGAACCCAACCTCGCGCTCAATCTCGAGATCAGCGACCTCATCAACGCCAAGAAGGGCTCAGCCCCGCGCGAGGCGGCCGTGGCCATTGTCAACTACATCAACCACCGCAACCCCAACATTGCCATGCTGGCTCTGAACCTGTTGGATATATGCGTCAAGAACTGCGGCTACCCTTTCCACTTGCAAATCAGCACCAAGGAGTTCCTGAACGAGCTGGTCCGCCGCTTCCCCGAACGCCCGCCTATCCGCCCGACCCGTGTCCAGCTCAAGATCCTCGAGCTGATAGAAGAATGGCGCGGTACGATTTGCGAGACGAGCAGGTACAGGGAGGACTTGGGGTTCATTAGAGATATGCACCGGTTATTGAGTTATAAGGGGTATACGTTCCCGGAGGTCAGGAGGGAGGATGCGGCCGTGTTGAATCCTAGCGAT AATTTGAAATCGGCagaggagatggaaaaggaggagagggaagcCCAGTCGGCCAAGCTACAAGAGCTCATTCGCAGGGGCACCCCTGAGGACCTTCGCGAGGCCAACCAACTGATGAAAATTATGACGGGTTACGATACAAGATCGAAGGTCGACTACCGCGCCAaagcggcggaggaggtggccaAAATTCAGCagaaggcgaggttgttggaggagaggttaGCGCAGTTTAAGCCCGGTGATAAGATGGCGGACGGTGATGTGTTCTCGGAGCTTGCCTCAGCCCTGTCTAGCGCCCAACCAAAGATCCAGAAGATGTGTGAGGAAGAGTCGGAAGACCACGAAGCTGTCGCGAAGCTGCTGGAAATTAACGATGCCATTCACCGGACTTTCCAGAGATACaggctgctgaagaagggAGACTTTGAGGGTGCTGCCAAGTTGGCCGACCCCAATTTCACCCCATCGGCGAGTGCTGGTGGGAAGGGCGCAGCCGGCGAGCTGTCTTTGattgactttgacgacgCTGCGGCAGACACAAACGGTTCTGGCAGTCAAGGGGCATCTCAAGCTTCCGGATCTGGTCTTGAAAATGACCTCCTAGGCCTGTCCTTAGGGGAAACGAGTAGCTACGGCCAAACGGGCGGTATTGCTTTGGGTTTTGGTGCCAATACTA ATATCCCTGGCCCGGCTCTTTTGTCTTCGGTTACACAAAACAACAGCGCTGGAGGGAACTACAgcgcatcaacatcaacctcaccagcaccaccccctggcTTCTCAAATTTTTCCGCCTTCAGCTCGGCGCCCTCGTCCAAGACGACCACCCCAAAGCCTGTCAGGTCGGCGTTCTCACCGCCCGCCTCCAAACCAGTTTCCAACGATCCCTTTGCCCAACTGGCCTCTCTTGGCTCCAAGCCAGCGACACCCACGCCAGCGGCACCCCAAAacaacgacgatgacgagtGGAGTTTCTCCTCGGCCCTCCCACCAGAAGCTCCCGCCCAGCCCAGGGAGCACACGGCCGttatcaacaacaccaatcTCAAGATTGACTTCAAGGCCTTCCGAGCGGCCGAGGGACAACCACCGGTGGATTTGCTCATGCTGTTCAGCAACAACACTCCCTTCCCAGTAACGGAACTGCACTTTCAACTAGCAGTGACCAAA GGCTATGAGTTACAAC